One Candidatus Woesearchaeota archaeon DNA window includes the following coding sequences:
- a CDS encoding type II toxin-antitoxin system CcdA family antitoxin codes for MISKKPVNLSLDFELIQNLKKKRINLSKYVEKLILKDLAAIPMLKNRYVGVGGSNPSRPIINS; via the coding sequence ATGATTTCGAAGAAGCCAGTCAACTTGAGCCTTGATTTTGAATTAATCCAGAATTTGAAAAAGAAGCGCATAAACCTGTCCAAATACGTAGAAAAGCTCATTTTAAAGGATTTAGCCGCTATTCCTATGCTAAAAAACCGGTACGTGGGTGTCGGGGGTTCAAATCCCTCCCGTCCCATAATAAATTCCTAG
- a CDS encoding N-acetylmuramoyl-L-alanine amidase has product MRPVMFRDGEMQWKVLVWLILIFAYMFVLFSLYYFTFAETGIDSRQIVYPYIRDMSVGLDFDDSSVGKTPFIRFVRKGSKIEIGGKDVSTNLLALPCGDQIPASLSSLRVLVDPAHGGSDTGYSVGGVNESEFVRMVAASIKAQNPSFDLRFTRSTENDLPAGDEMTLNERLAHVQVSNVILTLHVGYYQSEESSIRIYYVNNSEADKSEVLACHILNSLSEELYVDGVSLVRLDKDLFPLEYGLIGNEKMGLYIEIGNLKTLEAFEPDDIFGEPGTVGKALMDGFKGAFG; this is encoded by the coding sequence ATGAGGCCTGTCATGTTCAGGGACGGTGAAATGCAGTGGAAAGTCCTGGTGTGGCTTATCCTTATCTTCGCATATATGTTTGTGCTTTTCTCGCTTTATTATTTCACATTCGCAGAGACAGGGATTGATTCCAGGCAGATCGTCTATCCATACATCAGGGACATGTCTGTCGGGCTGGATTTTGATGATTCAAGTGTCGGCAAGACACCTTTCATTAGGTTTGTGAGGAAGGGCTCTAAGATTGAGATCGGAGGGAAGGATGTCAGCACGAATCTTCTTGCTCTTCCCTGCGGCGATCAGATCCCGGCATCTCTTTCATCCCTGAGGGTGCTTGTGGATCCGGCTCATGGAGGCTCTGATACAGGATATTCTGTCGGCGGGGTCAATGAATCAGAGTTCGTCAGGATGGTCGCTGCATCCATTAAGGCCCAGAACCCTTCATTTGATCTGAGGTTCACGAGGTCTACTGAGAATGATCTGCCTGCTGGCGATGAGATGACCTTGAACGAGAGGCTGGCCCATGTGCAGGTCTCAAATGTCATCCTGACATTGCATGTCGGTTATTATCAGAGTGAGGAGAGCAGTATCCGGATCTATTATGTCAACAATTCAGAGGCTGATAAGTCAGAGGTCCTTGCCTGCCATATCCTGAATTCCCTTTCAGAGGAGCTTTATGTTGATGGTGTCTCTTTGGTCAGGCTCGATAAGGATTTGTTTCCTCTCGAGTATGGCCTCATAGGCAATGAGAAGATGGGTCTCTACATTGAGATAGGCAATCTTAAGACTCTGGAGGCTTTTGAGCCGGACGACATCTTCGGCGAGCCCGGCACAGTCGGCAAGGCGTTGATGGATGGTTTTAAGGGGGCATTCGGCTGA
- a CDS encoding DUF5131 family protein, which translates to MNNQNSDKIDWTDATINPVVGCTHGCTYCYARRMAMRRRPWCQLCYKFVPHAHLERLDKLKPTQKPKKIFIDSMYDWNCKDNDPKWTEAILAKIRECSQHTFQILSKYPQGYKDYDFPVNVWIGTSIDTQGRANFVLAPLKEAEASVKFVSFEPLLEEVNVDLSGLQWIIIGANSNRGAERPPREWADKLIAQAREKGIPVWVKDNYNYPERIKEFPKAEVTV; encoded by the coding sequence ATGAATAATCAGAATAGTGATAAGATAGATTGGACAGACGCTACAATCAATCCTGTTGTAGGCTGCACACATGGATGTACGTACTGTTATGCAAGAAGAATGGCTATGAGAAGAAGGCCATGGTGTCAATTGTGTTATAAGTTTGTGCCTCATGCACATTTGGAAAGACTAGATAAGTTGAAGCCCACGCAGAAGCCGAAGAAGATTTTCATTGATAGCATGTATGATTGGAACTGCAAGGACAACGACCCAAAGTGGACTGAAGCAATACTGGCAAAGATTAGGGAGTGCAGTCAGCATACATTTCAGATATTGTCAAAGTACCCTCAAGGCTATAAAGACTATGATTTTCCGGTTAATGTCTGGATTGGAACTAGTATTGATACGCAGGGAAGAGCTAATTTTGTGCTGGCGCCATTGAAGGAAGCAGAGGCCAGTGTGAAGTTTGTCTCTTTTGAGCCGTTGCTTGAAGAGGTCAATGTTGACTTGTCTGGCCTTCAGTGGATTATTATCGGAGCGAATTCTAATCGAGGTGCTGAGAGGCCTCCTCGAGAATGGGCTGATAAGTTGATAGCACAAGCGAGAGAGAAAGGAATTCCTGTATGGGTCAAGGACAATTACAATTATCCGGAAAGGATAAAAGAATTTCCGAAGGCAGAGGTGACAGTATGA
- a CDS encoding Lrp/AsnC family transcriptional regulator encodes MEIIAPDKRILQKDLLILAHLRQNARETLTSLSKKTRIPISTIYDRLKANENCLIKKHTCLLDYQMLGFNTRANVVIKVGKRQKDAFRDMVVGMDNINSVYKINNGYDFLIDVIFRNIKELESFLERLDDKFTIKSRQVFHVIEDLKTECFMSYPELVS; translated from the coding sequence ATGGAGATAATCGCTCCGGATAAGAGGATTTTGCAGAAGGATCTGTTGATTCTTGCGCATCTGCGCCAGAATGCCAGGGAGACCCTGACAAGCCTTTCTAAGAAGACGAGGATCCCGATATCAACGATATATGACCGCCTGAAGGCGAACGAGAACTGCCTGATAAAGAAGCACACCTGTCTCCTTGATTATCAGATGCTGGGCTTCAACACAAGGGCTAATGTCGTGATCAAGGTCGGCAAGAGGCAGAAGGATGCTTTCAGGGATATGGTTGTCGGCATGGACAACATCAATTCAGTCTATAAGATAAATAATGGGTATGATTTCCTCATCGATGTCATATTCAGGAACATAAAGGAGCTTGAGAGCTTCCTCGAAAGGCTCGATGACAAGTTCACCATCAAGTCCAGGCAGGTCTTCCATGTCATCGAGGATCTCAAGACAGAGTGCTTCATGTCTTATCCTGAGCTTGTCAGCTAA
- a CDS encoding DNA-binding protein produces the protein MAISELKAKQGNVDITVNVVSKDGPRQFEKFGKTGQVCNAMAEDQTGRIKLTLWNEQVDQVNIGDQVHITNGYVTEWQGELQLGTGRMGKLEVVGKSSSAPESAGPAPSAAPKDEDSGSSDDSDVDEEDIEY, from the coding sequence ATGGCAATATCTGAATTGAAAGCGAAACAAGGGAATGTTGATATCACTGTTAATGTCGTTTCCAAGGATGGCCCGAGGCAGTTCGAGAAGTTCGGCAAGACCGGCCAGGTCTGCAATGCCATGGCTGAGGATCAGACTGGCAGGATCAAGCTGACTCTTTGGAATGAGCAGGTCGATCAGGTCAATATAGGTGATCAGGTCCATATAACTAATGGCTATGTGACTGAGTGGCAGGGTGAGCTCCAGCTTGGCACTGGCAGGATGGGAAAGCTCGAGGTTGTCGGGAAGTCATCTTCTGCTCCGGAATCAGCAGGGCCTGCACCTTCTGCAGCTCCCAAAGATGAGGATTCAGGATCTTCAGATGATTCTGATGTGGATGAGGAAGACATAGAATATTGA
- a CDS encoding M23 family metallopeptidase — protein sequence MIVKMLAGRVSGRGIVTGKRGTVVYPITILFIMIIFVVYTGISLNLKYKALTRDRFLGEKQMGLLSMYAEGEDILFYVDSSASLSAEKSVYDLGQYGGIYSQDCGSSYQYSIWDEGCRPQDHLARSYSRIFNRNMDYYMLSFPGGVLPVDSYDVLLKQLGSLGVLGFSSRLIGVGLWDSAGAGSLEHPPLQELIVTSEFGRPRQRYDSQGRPYTGRHEGIDFRAAVGTPVFAVADGQIVDMGCRGAAGDMIKMVDGNGVLYFYAHLSRYAPGIAVGKSVRASDIIGYTGLTAGCRDGCRLPSACGLPKGQPHLHFGVHVNGEWINPRQVLGLDSSAQSSSASSSFSSFAQYSVKPNFRTEVDYDLGVYEKVYASLGKFRECMDEDDVKACAEEKIEALNSFSPEGLTWELDCSKNIRKAYFDIVEKHSLCRSSFNDNCTCEFELDYRDDFAGDKDWPMVIIVNRTADDGTEYFIDGLKDYSYVSAPNISLNFFYAGNYFSTPNATLSFVFSRYGLLKGGSFTISAGDSSFGSDKLYLFRKDGLLYYTDAAGFASLNLPQCEYQNRTIRVCAVQDKSFRVFDDFENSTAGRNVTIRFALDILDNSTPSAFDFWVFDLPKASSSVVVQWNKSASSDVKFYGVHHYPSRIDDVYSMWFSDVDPNRPDFILNDIDFASQTQSGGKTLYLVRNPGEDYMDIQRGKLYYLLDRKQFVYILDSLEDSDDPASSMFDKDYYFYVGAKDFSGNVLDNGPPKPGRSIDDELSP from the coding sequence ATGATTGTTAAGATGTTGGCAGGAAGGGTATCAGGAAGGGGAATTGTTACGGGAAAGAGAGGGACTGTGGTCTATCCTATCACCATACTTTTCATAATGATAATTTTTGTCGTCTACACAGGTATCAGCCTGAATCTGAAATACAAGGCCTTGACCCGTGATCGCTTCCTTGGTGAGAAGCAGATGGGCCTGCTCTCAATGTATGCTGAGGGCGAGGATATCCTGTTCTATGTGGACAGCTCAGCCTCCCTGTCTGCCGAGAAGTCTGTTTATGACTTAGGGCAGTATGGTGGCATCTATTCACAGGATTGCGGTTCAAGCTATCAGTATTCCATATGGGATGAGGGGTGCAGGCCTCAGGATCATCTTGCCCGTTCATATTCAAGAATTTTTAACAGGAACATGGATTATTACATGCTCTCATTCCCTGGCGGTGTTCTGCCTGTTGATAGTTATGATGTCCTGCTGAAGCAGTTAGGTTCATTGGGTGTTCTGGGATTCTCTTCAAGGCTCATAGGTGTAGGTCTCTGGGATTCCGCCGGCGCTGGTTCACTGGAGCATCCTCCTCTTCAGGAGCTTATTGTCACGAGCGAGTTCGGCAGGCCGAGGCAGAGGTATGACAGCCAGGGCAGGCCTTATACAGGCAGGCATGAGGGCATCGATTTCAGGGCAGCAGTCGGCACACCTGTTTTTGCTGTTGCAGACGGCCAGATTGTGGATATGGGATGTCGTGGTGCAGCCGGTGACATGATAAAGATGGTTGATGGTAATGGTGTGCTTTACTTTTATGCCCATCTCAGCAGGTATGCGCCGGGCATTGCTGTCGGGAAGAGCGTGAGGGCCAGCGACATCATAGGATATACTGGCCTGACTGCAGGATGCAGGGATGGTTGCAGACTTCCTTCTGCATGCGGTCTTCCCAAGGGCCAGCCTCATCTGCACTTCGGTGTCCATGTGAACGGCGAATGGATAAATCCGAGGCAGGTTCTTGGTCTGGATTCCTCTGCGCAGTCTTCTTCTGCATCATCCTCTTTCTCATCATTTGCCCAGTATTCGGTGAAGCCTAATTTCCGCACTGAAGTCGATTATGATCTTGGTGTGTATGAGAAGGTCTATGCAAGTCTGGGGAAGTTCAGGGAGTGCATGGATGAGGATGATGTGAAGGCCTGTGCAGAGGAGAAGATTGAGGCTTTGAATTCTTTCTCCCCAGAAGGCTTGACTTGGGAGCTTGACTGCTCTAAGAATATCAGGAAGGCCTATTTCGACATAGTCGAGAAGCATTCTCTGTGCAGGAGCTCCTTTAATGACAACTGCACCTGCGAGTTCGAGCTTGATTATCGGGATGATTTTGCAGGCGACAAGGACTGGCCTATGGTGATCATTGTCAACAGGACAGCTGATGATGGCACAGAATATTTCATTGATGGCCTCAAGGATTATTCATATGTCTCCGCCCCGAACATCAGCCTTAATTTCTTTTATGCCGGGAATTATTTCAGCACGCCAAATGCCACTCTTTCCTTTGTCTTTTCCAGGTATGGGTTGCTAAAGGGGGGTTCATTCACCATCTCTGCAGGTGATTCATCATTCGGGTCAGATAAGCTCTATCTTTTCAGGAAGGACGGCTTGCTGTATTATACAGATGCTGCAGGTTTCGCATCACTGAATCTTCCTCAGTGCGAGTATCAGAACCGCACCATAAGGGTGTGTGCTGTGCAGGATAAGTCATTCAGGGTGTTTGATGATTTTGAGAATTCTACTGCCGGACGCAATGTCACAATAAGATTCGCATTGGACATACTGGATAACTCAACTCCTTCTGCTTTTGATTTTTGGGTCTTTGATCTTCCTAAGGCATCATCATCTGTTGTTGTGCAGTGGAATAAGTCTGCTTCATCTGATGTGAAGTTCTATGGTGTGCATCATTATCCCTCCAGGATTGATGATGTCTACAGCATGTGGTTTTCTGATGTCGATCCGAACAGGCCTGATTTCATCCTCAATGATATAGACTTTGCATCCCAGACCCAGTCTGGCGGAAAGACCCTTTATCTTGTCAGGAATCCGGGAGAGGATTATATGGATATCCAGAGGGGAAAGCTGTATTATCTGCTTGACAGGAAGCAGTTCGTCTATATTCTGGACAGCCTGGAGGATTCGGATGATCCGGCTTCTTCGATGTTTGATAAGGATTATTATTTCTATGTAGGTGCAAAGGATTTCTCTGGCAATGTGCTTGACAATGGCCCTCCAAAGCCCGGAAGGAGCATTGATGATGAGCTTTCACCGTGA
- a CDS encoding glycine--tRNA ligase gives MDKRPQNELDIDEIASFCKKKGFVFPSSEIYGGISGFFDFGPYGVELFNNIKQHWWKHFVHDKENMVGMDASIISNPRVWKASGHLDSFGDMVLSCSKCNNKLRADHFIGDATGRNVEGVKASDINMIIQDNGLVCPKCRGAFKEVRDFNLLFRTFVGAEEGSASEVYLRGETAQGMFTDFRLIAETTRQKLPFGIAQVGKCFRNEISPRDFMFRSREFTIAEFEFFIHPDDKKCDLLTKAHLDLKVMLLDKESQDEDDAKLKETTIGKMVEDKRLDGWHAYWLAEQMMWFYDIGLKKEDLKIREHTKKELSHYSSATFDIDYNYPFSSKEIAGNANRGQYDLNQHIKESKEKLAVFDEDKKEHIIPRVIEPTFGMERVFLAVLVDAYDDDKERGNIVLRLDPRIAPTKVAVFPLVNKVNDKAREVFESLRKDFTCFYDRSGSIGRRYARADELGIPFCVTIDFDTLQDSTVTVRDRDSTRQLRMRIDDLKGRISCFLAGEKFE, from the coding sequence ATGGATAAAAGGCCGCAGAATGAGCTGGATATTGATGAGATAGCCTCTTTTTGCAAGAAGAAAGGCTTTGTTTTTCCTAGTTCTGAGATTTATGGCGGCATCTCTGGTTTTTTTGATTTTGGGCCTTATGGTGTCGAGCTTTTCAACAACATAAAGCAGCATTGGTGGAAGCATTTTGTCCATGATAAGGAGAACATGGTCGGCATGGATGCCAGCATCATCTCGAACCCGAGGGTATGGAAGGCTTCTGGTCATCTTGACAGCTTCGGTGACATGGTCCTCTCATGCTCCAAGTGCAATAATAAGCTCAGGGCTGATCATTTCATCGGGGATGCGACCGGCAGGAATGTTGAGGGTGTCAAGGCATCTGATATCAACATGATTATACAGGACAATGGCCTTGTCTGCCCTAAATGCAGAGGTGCTTTCAAGGAAGTCAGGGATTTCAATCTTCTTTTCAGGACTTTTGTCGGCGCAGAAGAGGGTTCTGCAAGCGAGGTTTATCTGAGGGGTGAGACTGCCCAGGGCATGTTCACTGACTTTAGGCTCATTGCAGAGACAACGCGCCAGAAGCTTCCTTTCGGCATTGCCCAGGTCGGCAAGTGTTTCAGGAATGAGATCTCGCCCAGGGATTTCATGTTCCGTAGCCGCGAGTTCACGATTGCAGAGTTTGAGTTCTTCATTCATCCGGATGATAAGAAGTGCGATCTCCTGACAAAGGCTCATCTTGACCTCAAAGTCATGCTTTTGGATAAGGAATCCCAGGATGAGGATGATGCTAAGCTCAAGGAGACCACAATCGGCAAGATGGTCGAGGACAAGCGCCTGGATGGATGGCATGCTTATTGGCTCGCTGAGCAGATGATGTGGTTCTATGATATCGGCCTGAAGAAGGAGGATCTCAAGATCCGGGAGCACACCAAGAAGGAGCTTTCTCATTACAGCTCAGCGACCTTTGATATCGATTACAATTATCCTTTCAGCTCTAAAGAGATAGCAGGCAATGCGAACAGGGGCCAGTATGATCTGAATCAGCATATCAAGGAGTCCAAGGAGAAGCTTGCTGTGTTTGACGAGGACAAGAAGGAGCACATCATCCCCAGGGTGATTGAGCCTACCTTTGGCATGGAGAGGGTTTTCCTTGCAGTGCTGGTCGATGCTTATGATGACGACAAGGAGCGGGGCAATATTGTGCTCAGGCTGGATCCGAGGATTGCTCCGACAAAGGTTGCTGTGTTCCCTCTCGTCAACAAGGTGAATGATAAGGCAAGGGAGGTATTCGAGTCTCTCAGGAAGGATTTCACTTGCTTCTATGACAGGTCAGGTAGCATCGGAAGGCGTTATGCCCGTGCTGATGAGCTCGGGATCCCTTTTTGTGTGACAATAGATTTTGACACATTGCAGGACAGCACAGTCACTGTGAGGGACAGGGATTCGACCAGGCAGCTGAGGATGAGGATTGATGATCTTAAAGGCAGGATCAGTTGTTTTCTTGCCGGAGAAAAATTTGAGTGA
- a CDS encoding DNA polymerase II, with protein MKGFIVYPTYKVEGDKAYVYLFGRLEDGRSFLTINSFKPYFFIKKSDLEKAKKIADKENLRCEFEETGFKDFDENEVAKTICDIPKNVPRIRKEFSDYNIASYEADIRFPYRFMIDNGIKGCIEISGKPRKPKDEYADAVFEEPELRGTEYEPELKTLSFDIETDPKGNDIYCISLYSDDYKKSLIIKKGEVEGAESCENEKRLLERFSEEIRKCDPDIITGWNVIDFDLKVLKEKFSMHKIPFSLGRINWECKLRIESEFYLDSKADFPGRMVLDGIQILKTSFIRLKDYKLETAAQEFLGEGKVDIDITNKGDEITRMYKEDPARLIEYNLKDSKLVYDILEKQRLIGLTVKRSMLTGMQLDRVRGSIAALDSLYLREARRRGYVCPSILNAEKEKPGKGGFVMEPKFGVYDYIIVLDFKSLYPSIIRTFNIDPQSHNPKGTIKAPNGARFLNTEGILPMIIEGLWKQRDKAKKEKDANASYAIKITMNSFYGSLSNPNCRFFNIKISNAITYFGQHIIKLTAKRLKEKGYDVIYGDTDSVFVNVKVENTGDAEKKGREIEKEMNRFFERYVKEDYDNRKSHLELEFEKTYKVFLMPKLRGYEQGAKKRYAGLLVKDGKEEVNIVGLEFVRRDWTGLARRFQYELLDLIFHKRGFDGYIQKLVEDLKSGKLDSQLVYSKALSKSPDEYVKTTPPHVKAARKKKKLTSNIIQYVMTTDGPEPIEDIRHKIDYDHYIEKQLKPIADAILTFYNKKFEDVFANQKQKTLSGY; from the coding sequence ATGAAAGGATTCATAGTCTATCCGACATACAAGGTCGAGGGGGACAAGGCATATGTCTACCTGTTCGGCAGGCTTGAAGACGGGAGATCATTCCTGACAATAAACAGCTTCAAGCCATATTTCTTCATAAAGAAAAGCGACCTGGAGAAAGCGAAGAAGATCGCTGACAAGGAAAATCTCAGATGCGAATTCGAAGAAACAGGATTCAAGGATTTCGATGAGAATGAGGTTGCCAAGACAATATGCGACATACCGAAGAATGTGCCGAGGATAAGAAAAGAATTCTCTGACTACAACATAGCGAGCTATGAAGCAGACATCAGGTTCCCTTACAGGTTCATGATAGACAACGGGATAAAAGGATGCATCGAGATCAGCGGAAAGCCGAGAAAGCCGAAGGATGAATATGCCGATGCTGTCTTTGAAGAGCCAGAGCTAAGAGGGACAGAATACGAGCCAGAGCTGAAGACATTGTCATTCGATATCGAGACTGACCCGAAAGGGAATGACATCTACTGCATATCATTGTACTCTGATGATTACAAGAAAAGCCTCATAATCAAGAAGGGGGAAGTAGAGGGGGCAGAGAGCTGCGAGAATGAGAAAAGACTCCTGGAAAGATTCTCTGAAGAGATAAGGAAATGCGACCCTGACATAATCACAGGATGGAATGTCATAGACTTCGACCTGAAAGTCCTGAAAGAAAAATTCTCGATGCACAAGATACCCTTCTCCCTTGGCAGGATAAACTGGGAATGCAAACTGAGGATAGAAAGCGAATTCTACCTCGACAGCAAAGCGGACTTCCCCGGGAGGATGGTGCTTGACGGGATACAGATCCTCAAGACAAGCTTCATCAGGCTGAAAGACTACAAGCTCGAGACAGCAGCACAGGAATTCCTCGGAGAAGGCAAGGTCGATATCGACATAACAAACAAAGGGGACGAGATAACAAGGATGTACAAGGAGGACCCTGCAAGGCTCATAGAATACAACCTGAAGGACTCAAAGCTTGTCTATGACATACTCGAAAAACAGAGACTCATCGGCCTAACGGTAAAGAGGAGCATGCTCACCGGCATGCAGCTGGACAGGGTGCGCGGCTCAATCGCTGCACTGGACTCGCTCTATCTCAGGGAAGCACGCAGAAGGGGCTATGTGTGCCCATCAATCCTCAATGCAGAGAAAGAAAAGCCAGGAAAAGGTGGATTTGTGATGGAGCCAAAGTTCGGGGTATATGACTACATCATAGTCCTAGACTTCAAGAGCCTTTACCCAAGCATCATAAGGACATTCAATATCGACCCGCAATCACATAACCCAAAAGGGACAATAAAAGCGCCGAATGGGGCAAGATTCCTGAATACAGAAGGCATACTGCCGATGATCATCGAGGGGCTCTGGAAGCAGAGGGACAAGGCAAAGAAAGAGAAGGATGCAAACGCCAGCTATGCCATCAAGATCACGATGAACTCATTCTACGGAAGCCTATCCAATCCAAACTGCAGGTTCTTCAACATCAAGATATCAAACGCGATAACCTATTTCGGGCAGCATATCATTAAACTGACAGCCAAGAGGCTTAAAGAGAAGGGCTATGATGTGATATACGGCGATACTGATTCTGTATTCGTCAATGTGAAAGTGGAAAACACAGGAGATGCAGAGAAGAAAGGCAGGGAGATAGAAAAAGAGATGAACAGGTTCTTCGAGAGATATGTCAAGGAGGACTACGACAACAGGAAGAGCCATCTGGAGCTTGAGTTCGAGAAGACATACAAGGTTTTCCTGATGCCGAAGCTGCGAGGCTATGAACAGGGGGCCAAGAAAAGATATGCCGGACTGCTCGTCAAGGACGGCAAAGAAGAGGTCAACATAGTCGGACTGGAATTTGTCAGGAGAGACTGGACAGGCCTGGCACGCAGGTTCCAGTATGAATTGCTTGACCTGATATTCCACAAGAGGGGATTCGATGGGTACATACAAAAGCTCGTCGAGGACCTGAAATCAGGGAAACTTGACAGCCAACTGGTGTACAGCAAAGCCCTGTCAAAGAGCCCTGATGAATATGTCAAGACAACACCACCACATGTCAAGGCGGCCCGCAAGAAGAAAAAGCTGACAAGCAACATAATACAGTATGTGATGACAACAGACGGGCCAGAGCCTATCGAGGACATAAGGCACAAGATAGACTATGACCACTATATCGAAAAACAGCTGAAGCCAATAGCAGACGCGATACTCACATTCTACAACAAAAAATTCGAGGATGTCTTCGCGAACCAGAAGCAGAAGACCCTCTCCGGATATTAG